Proteins found in one Subtercola endophyticus genomic segment:
- a CDS encoding DUF3000 domain-containing protein, with protein sequence MSDSPFSPALPTEFAGALGSLRKAVTRPELVVNEIASPANLAPYSIALSADVSPARHGSDSDLGTGRFILLYDPEEPPAWGGPFRVVCFVQAPLETEIGLDPFLADVTWSWLIDALDAQGANYSHASGTATKIISSGFGELAKQGDGAQIELRASWSPKDADVKTHVEAWGELLCMLAGLPPVAEGVSLLSAKRNARD encoded by the coding sequence GTGTCCGATTCTCCTTTCAGCCCCGCGCTGCCCACGGAATTCGCAGGCGCGCTCGGCTCTCTGCGAAAGGCCGTAACCCGCCCCGAACTCGTGGTGAACGAGATCGCGTCACCGGCCAACCTCGCACCGTACTCGATCGCTCTCTCGGCAGACGTCTCTCCCGCCCGCCATGGGTCGGATTCCGACCTCGGCACCGGGCGATTCATCTTGCTCTACGACCCCGAAGAGCCCCCGGCGTGGGGCGGCCCGTTCCGTGTTGTGTGTTTCGTTCAGGCCCCGCTCGAGACCGAGATCGGCCTCGATCCGTTTCTCGCCGACGTGACCTGGTCGTGGTTGATTGATGCATTGGATGCTCAGGGAGCAAACTATTCACATGCTTCGGGTACAGCAACCAAAATCATCTCTTCCGGGTTCGGCGAGCTCGCCAAGCAGGGCGACGGGGCGCAGATCGAGTTGCGCGCTTCGTGGAGCCCGAAAGACGCTGACGTGAAGACCCACGTCGAAGCCTGGGGTGAGCTGCTGTGCATGCTGGCCGGGCTGCCGCCCGTCGCCGAAGGTGTGAGCCTGCTCTCTGCGAAACGCAACGCCCGTGACTGA
- a CDS encoding thiolase family protein yields the protein MAEKSEVVFVDGVRTPFGRAGEKGMYWQTRADDLVVKAIMGLLERNPNVPKDRIDEVAIAATTQTGDQGLTIGRTAALLSGLPKSVPGFAIDRMCAGAMTAVTTTGSGIAFGAYDLVIAGGVEHMGHHPMGAGADPNPRFLSERLVDAEALNMGNTAERIHDRFPQLTKERSDRYAFRSQQKVAAAYAAGKIQPDLIPVATRSENGWGLATVDEAPRPETTMEGLANLRTPFRPHGRVTAGNSSGLNDGATAALLASGEVARELGLAPKMKMVSFAFAGVEPEIMGIGPVPSTEKALKKAGLSITDIGLFELNEAFAVQVLSFLDHFKIDDDDERVNEYGGAIAIGHPLASSGVRLMNQLAAQFAEHPEVQYGLTAMCVGLGQGGTVIWENPNYDRKAKKARR from the coding sequence GTGGCCGAAAAATCTGAAGTCGTATTCGTTGATGGCGTTCGCACCCCGTTCGGGCGTGCGGGCGAAAAGGGCATGTACTGGCAGACCCGTGCCGACGACCTGGTGGTCAAGGCGATCATGGGCCTGCTCGAGCGCAACCCGAACGTGCCGAAAGACCGCATCGACGAGGTCGCCATCGCCGCGACCACGCAGACCGGCGACCAGGGCCTGACGATCGGCCGCACCGCAGCCCTGCTGTCGGGGCTGCCGAAGTCGGTTCCCGGATTCGCGATCGACCGCATGTGCGCCGGCGCCATGACGGCCGTCACGACGACGGGAAGCGGCATCGCGTTCGGTGCCTACGACCTCGTCATCGCCGGCGGCGTCGAGCACATGGGCCATCACCCGATGGGCGCCGGGGCCGACCCGAACCCGCGGTTTCTCTCCGAGCGTCTGGTCGACGCCGAGGCGCTGAACATGGGCAACACCGCTGAGCGTATCCACGATCGGTTTCCGCAGCTCACGAAGGAGCGTTCCGACCGTTACGCCTTCCGTTCGCAGCAGAAGGTGGCCGCGGCCTACGCCGCCGGCAAGATTCAGCCCGATCTGATTCCCGTCGCGACCCGCAGCGAGAACGGCTGGGGCCTTGCAACGGTAGACGAGGCGCCACGCCCCGAGACCACCATGGAGGGGCTCGCGAACCTGCGCACTCCGTTCCGCCCGCACGGGCGCGTCACGGCCGGTAACTCGTCCGGTCTGAACGACGGTGCGACCGCAGCTCTGCTCGCCAGCGGCGAGGTCGCCCGCGAGCTGGGTCTCGCGCCCAAGATGAAGATGGTGAGCTTCGCTTTCGCCGGTGTCGAACCCGAGATCATGGGCATCGGCCCGGTTCCGTCGACCGAGAAGGCGCTGAAGAAGGCCGGCCTGTCGATCACCGACATCGGCCTGTTCGAGCTCAACGAGGCGTTCGCCGTTCAGGTGCTGTCGTTCCTCGATCACTTCAAAATCGACGATGACGACGAGCGGGTGAACGAATACGGCGGGGCTATTGCCATCGGGCATCCGCTGGCTTCGTCGGGCGTGCGCTTGATGAACCAGCTCGCTGCACAGTTCGCCGAGCACCCTGAGGTGCAGTACGGCCTCACCGCCATGTGCGTGGGCCTCGGCCAGGGCGGCACCGTCATCTGGGAGAACCCGAACTACGACCGAAAGGCGAAGAAGGCACGTCGCTAG
- a CDS encoding alpha/beta hydrolase family protein has translation MTTRDPHPSIKRDIIAPWVISAIAVGTAATLATAAAAFVTAKFSRSVVIPTDSATENLRIYAVDLEAGTVTLGISPDSLVAGRYSLWFAGGTGHARIGGILSVADGRVVRTLESVDNGELQDARWCRLGSWYFLDPRELGFEVQDVIVETEVGPAPAWLIAAANRADGAGPDAGGSAAFSEAPVANRWAILVHGRGVRRAETIRALPLFHELGYTTLQVSYRNDGEAPKSADGRYALGDTEWHDIDAAMAYAVEHGATELVLMGWSMGGATVLQAATRSSSRSYLKAVVLDSPVVAWSDTIVFQGHLNHLPEPISKAVMATIGSEVGRTVTGQSQPIDFKRLDFVARAAEVVWPVLILHSDDDGFVPSTASRKLAEARPDLVTLVPFSVAKHVRLWNYDPEKYTTAIRTWLAANT, from the coding sequence ATGACCACTCGCGACCCGCATCCCTCGATCAAACGCGACATCATCGCCCCGTGGGTGATCTCGGCCATCGCTGTCGGCACCGCGGCGACTCTGGCCACGGCGGCCGCCGCCTTCGTCACTGCGAAGTTCTCTCGCTCTGTCGTGATTCCCACCGACTCGGCCACCGAGAACCTGCGCATCTACGCGGTTGATCTCGAGGCAGGCACCGTGACGCTGGGCATCTCGCCCGACTCGCTGGTGGCCGGGCGGTACAGCCTCTGGTTCGCTGGCGGAACCGGTCACGCCCGCATCGGCGGCATTCTCTCGGTCGCCGACGGCCGCGTCGTACGCACCCTCGAGAGCGTCGACAACGGCGAGTTGCAGGATGCCCGCTGGTGCCGCCTCGGCAGCTGGTACTTTCTCGACCCCCGCGAGCTCGGTTTCGAGGTGCAAGACGTCATCGTCGAGACCGAGGTCGGGCCCGCCCCGGCCTGGCTCATTGCCGCGGCGAATCGCGCCGATGGCGCCGGCCCCGACGCGGGGGGCTCAGCGGCGTTCTCGGAGGCACCTGTGGCGAACCGCTGGGCGATCCTGGTGCACGGCAGGGGAGTGCGCCGGGCCGAGACGATCCGCGCGCTGCCGCTCTTTCACGAACTCGGCTACACCACGCTGCAGGTGTCGTATCGCAACGACGGAGAGGCCCCGAAGAGTGCCGACGGCCGGTACGCGCTCGGCGACACCGAATGGCACGACATCGACGCCGCCATGGCCTACGCCGTCGAGCACGGTGCGACCGAGCTGGTGCTGATGGGCTGGTCGATGGGCGGGGCGACGGTGCTGCAGGCGGCGACCCGATCATCCTCTCGTTCCTACCTGAAGGCCGTGGTGCTCGACTCGCCCGTCGTGGCCTGGAGCGACACCATCGTCTTTCAGGGGCACCTCAACCACTTGCCCGAGCCGATCTCGAAGGCCGTGATGGCCACGATCGGGTCGGAGGTCGGCCGCACGGTGACCGGCCAGTCGCAGCCGATCGACTTCAAACGGCTCGACTTCGTCGCCCGCGCCGCCGAAGTCGTGTGGCCCGTGCTCATTCTGCACAGCGACGACGACGGCTTCGTGCCCTCGACCGCCTCGCGCAAGCTGGCCGAGGCCCGCCCCGACCTCGTGACGCTGGTGCCCTTCTCCGTGGCCAAGCACGTGCGCCTCTGGAACTACGACCCCGAGAAGTACACCACGGCCATCCGCACCTGGCTCGCAGCAAACACCTGA
- a CDS encoding HRDC domain-containing protein gives MTDALPANEGSPRSVIDTRQAYLDAVQVIAGGTGPIAIDAERASGFKYSQRAYLIQLYRRGAGTFLFDPPPIGSFAELSAVIGDEEWVLHAASQDLACLREVELEPTRIFDTELAARLLGLPRVGLGTVVEELLGIHLAKEHSAADWSTRPLPAAWLEYAALDVELLIDLRDVMVRLLDEQQKTEIARQEFQATLDKEAKAPLADPWRRLSGVHSLRGAKNLSVARELWLARDQLARETDIAPGRLVPDLSLTAVARALPESKRELAAMREFTGRASRSELDRWWAAIEVGRASTTPPQLTRSTDTLPPPRAWADRNPEADARLKAARQALLALGEEHAIPLENLLTPELLRRLAWTPPTVVDAQTVAEALQKSGARPWQIELTAQPIAQAFVEAHQSLLDAAEGES, from the coding sequence GTGACTGACGCACTGCCGGCGAACGAGGGCTCGCCGCGCAGCGTCATCGACACCCGGCAGGCGTACCTCGACGCCGTGCAGGTCATCGCCGGGGGCACCGGGCCCATTGCTATCGATGCCGAACGAGCGTCGGGCTTCAAATACTCGCAGCGCGCCTACCTCATTCAGCTCTACCGGCGCGGTGCCGGCACCTTCTTGTTCGACCCTCCCCCGATCGGATCGTTCGCCGAACTCTCTGCGGTGATCGGTGACGAAGAGTGGGTGCTGCATGCCGCGAGCCAAGACCTCGCCTGCCTGCGTGAGGTCGAGCTGGAACCGACGCGCATCTTCGATACCGAACTGGCCGCGCGGCTGCTCGGGCTGCCCCGCGTGGGGCTCGGCACGGTGGTCGAAGAGCTGCTGGGCATCCACTTGGCGAAAGAGCACTCGGCGGCCGACTGGTCGACGCGCCCGCTCCCCGCGGCATGGCTGGAGTACGCGGCACTCGACGTCGAACTGCTCATCGATCTGCGCGACGTGATGGTGCGGCTGCTCGACGAGCAGCAGAAGACCGAAATCGCGCGGCAGGAGTTTCAGGCCACGCTCGACAAAGAGGCCAAAGCGCCGCTCGCCGATCCGTGGCGCCGACTGTCGGGCGTGCATTCGCTGCGAGGCGCCAAGAACCTCTCGGTCGCCCGCGAGCTGTGGTTGGCCCGCGACCAGCTGGCGCGCGAGACCGACATCGCCCCGGGCCGGCTCGTTCCCGACCTGTCGCTGACCGCGGTGGCGCGGGCGCTGCCGGAGTCGAAACGTGAGCTCGCCGCCATGCGCGAGTTCACCGGGCGCGCGTCACGCTCGGAACTCGACCGCTGGTGGGCCGCCATCGAGGTGGGCCGGGCATCCACGACCCCGCCACAACTGACTCGCTCGACCGATACGCTGCCCCCGCCGCGGGCCTGGGCCGACCGGAACCCCGAAGCGGATGCCCGGCTGAAGGCCGCGCGCCAGGCCCTTCTGGCGCTCGGTGAAGAGCACGCCATACCGCTCGAGAACCTGCTCACGCCCGAGCTGTTGCGCAGGCTGGCCTGGACGCCGCCGACCGTGGTCGACGCCCAGACGGTCGCCGAAGCCCTGCAGAAGTCGGGCGCCCGGCCGTGGCAGATTGAGCTAACCGCACAGCCAATCGCCCAAGCCTTTGTAGAAGCCCACCAAAGCCTTCTCGACGCCGCCGAGGGTGAATCGTAG